One Acanthopagrus latus isolate v.2019 chromosome 12, fAcaLat1.1, whole genome shotgun sequence genomic region harbors:
- the sigmar1 gene encoding sigma non-opioid intracellular receptor 1: protein MTPRLLCRWRVWSYLSAPFSTCSPTCCCLSVCSLLFLTMSIVRTSLKLFLFGAVTVLVVLLLRHWMATKQYVFNKEDVARLAKQYAGQDHEQAFSKVVVELRKRYPGHILPDEDLQWVFVNAGGWMGSMCLLHASVTEYLLLFGTAVDTGGHSGRYWAEISDTIISGTFRQWKEGTTKSEIYYPGDTIVHSVGEATSVQWSAGTWMVEYGRGFIPSTLGFALADTLFSTQDFLTMFYTVRVYVKGMLLEAGTLFAEAGIV from the exons ATGACTCCACGCCTCCTCTGCCGATGGCGTGTTTGGAGCTACCTGTCTGCCCCTTTCTCCACGTGTAGTCcgacctgctgctgtctctctgtctgttcgCTGTTGTTTTTAACCATGTCTATAGTCAGAACGAGTTTAAAACTGTTCTTGTTCGGCGCAGTTACCGTCCtggttgtgctgctgctgcggcaTTGGATGGCCACCAAGCAGTATGTGTTCAACAAAGAAGACGTCGCCAGATTGGCCAAACAGTACGCAG GACAGGACCATGAGCAGGCCTTCTCCAAAGTGGTGGTGGAGCTCAGGAAGAG GTATCCTGGCCACATCCTGCCAGACGAGGACCTGCAGTGGGTGTTTGTGAACGCCGGAGGTTGGATGGGCTCCATGTGCCTCCTCCACGCCTCGGTCACAGagtacctgctgctgtttggtaCGGCGGTGGACACAGGAGGACACTCTG GTCGTTATTGGGCTGAGATTTCTGACACCATCATATCCGGCACCTTCAGACAGTGGAAGGAGGGGACGACCAAGAGTGAAATATACTATCCGG gtGACACCATCGTACACAGTGTCGGCGAGGCCACGTCGGTCCAGTGGAGCGCCGGGACGTGGATGGTGGAGTACGGCCGAGGCTTCATCCCCTCCACGCTGGGATTCGCCCTGGCAGACACCCTGTTCAGCACCCAGGACTTCCTCACGATGTTCTACACCGTACGCGTCTACGTCAAAGGAATGCTGCTCGAGGCTGGCACGCTATTCGCAGAGGCCGGCATTGTCTGA
- the katnal2 gene encoding katanin p60 ATPase-containing subunit A-like 2 isoform X2: MELSYQSMKIAHQVREAEELRTETRRKSLLILIYQHLLGQGYGAAAVALDQETNGGVRRFEVCDNIDLEMVLMEYESYHYVKFQKYPKLIRRTAEPAENRFARSGVAKRSQGSAVKPLPKISPSQSPQSGNGAKKTAASSHANENGSSVSPESSEFGLNVSSIRNGAAVDRKGQMGDGKGPVPDAVKGAGSYSDHMERLLKPLSGFSGMSGEMRDLAAIISRLPHASLTLRVCVCVHTPLKDIYLHSPNVRWEDIIGLEDAKRLVKEAVVYPIKYPQLFTGILSPWKGLLLYGPPGTGKTLLAKAVATECKTTFFNISASSIVSKWRGDSEKLVRVLFELARYHAPSTIFLDELESVMSQRGTSMGGEHEGSRRMKTELLVQMDGLARSEDLVFVLAASNLPWELDHAMLRRLEKRILVSLPSAPARQAMISHWLPPRSSTGGVELRTELDYETLAKGMEGYSGSDIRLVCKEAAMRPVRKIFDALESHQEGDSDMPAIQLETVTTVDFLDVVAHTKPSARNLMDRYAAWEREYESV; encoded by the exons ATGGAGCTTTCATATCAATCAATGAAAATCGCCCATCAAGTCCGGGAGGCG GAAGAGCTGAGGACTGAGACGCGGAGGAAgagcctcctcatcctcatatACCAACACCTGCTGGGACAGGG CTACGGGGCCGCAGCGGTGGCCTTGGACCAGGAGACTAATGGGGGTGTGAGGAGGTTCGAGGTTTGCGACAACATCGACCTGGAGATGGTGCTGATGGAGTATGAGAGCTATCACTACGTCAAGTTCCAGAAGTACCCCAAACTCATCAGGAGAACAGCAGAGCCAG CTGAAAATAGATTTGCAAGAAGTGGTGTAGCAAAGCG gagtCAAGGTTCAGCTGTGAAGCCTCTCCCCAAAATCAGCCCTTCCCAGAGCCCACAGTCTGGAAATGGAGCCAAGAAGACAGCGGCCAGCTCACATGCAAAT GAGAACGGCTCCTCAGTTTCTCCAGAGTCGTCCGAGTTTGGTCTCAACGTTTCCTCCATCAGAAACGGAGCAGCCGTGGACAGAAAG GGCCAGATGGGTGATGGCAAAGGTCCAGTCCCTGACGCTGTCAAAGGAGCTGGCAGTTACTCAGACCACATG GAGCGGCTGCTGAAGCCTCTGAGCGGCTTTTCTGGAATGAGCGGTGAAATGAGGGATCTGGCTGCAATCATCAGCAGG CTTCCACATGCATCCCTCActttgcgtgtttgtgtgtgtgttcacacccCCCTAAAGGACATCTATCTGCACAGCCCAAATGTGCGGTGGGAGGACATCATCGGCCTGGAGGACGCCAAGCGATTAGTCAAAGAGGCCGTCGTCTATCCCATTAAG TACCCCCAGCTGTTTACAGGCATCCTGTCTCCGTGGAAGGGCTTGTTGCTCTATGGTCCCCCAG GCACAGGAAAGACACTGCTGGCGAAGGCCGTGGCTACAGAGTGCAAGACGACCTTCTTCAACATCTCAGCCTCCAGCATCGTCAGCAAGTGGAGAGGAGACTCTGAGAAACTGGTCAGG GTTCTGTTTGAGCTGGCCAGGTACCACGCCCCATCCACCATCTTCCTGGATGAGCTGGAGTCAGTGATGAGCCAGAGAGGAACCAGCATGGG AGGGGAACACGAGGGGAGCCGCAGGATGAAGACCGAGCTGCTGGTTCAGATGGACGGGCTGGCCAGATCAGAGGATCTGGTGTTTGTGCTGGCTGCTTCCAACCTGCCATG GGAACTGGACCACGCCATGCTGAGGAGGTTAGAGAAAAGGATTCTTGTAAGTCTTCCCTCCGCACCCGCGCGCCAAGCCATGATCTCTCATTGGCTACCTCCTCGTAGCTCCACGGGAGGGGTGGAGCTAAGAACTGAGCTGGACTATGAAACTCTGGCGAAG gggATGGAGGGTTACTCTGGCTCTGACATCAGACTGGTGTGTAAGGAGGCCGCCATGAGACCAGTCCGCAAGATCTTTGACGCTCTCGAGTCGCATCAGGAAG GAGATTCTGACATGCCTGCCATCCAGCTGGAAACTGTAACAACGGTTGACTTCCTGGACGTCGTCGCACACACCAAACCCTCGGCCCGAAACCTGATGGACAGATACGCAGCCTGGGAGAGAGAGTACGAGTCTGTCTGA
- the katnal2 gene encoding katanin p60 ATPase-containing subunit A-like 2 isoform X5, giving the protein MELSYQSMKIAHQVREAEELRTETRRKSLLILIYQHLLGQGYGAAAVALDQETNGGVRRFEVCDNIDLEMVLMEYESYHYVKFQKYPKLIRRTAEPGQAENRFARSGVAKRSQGSAVKPLPKISPSQSPQSGNGAKKTAASSHANENGSSVSPESSEFGLNVSSIRNGAAVDRKGQMGDGKGPVPDAVKGAGSYSDHMERLLKPLSGFSGMSGEMRDLAAIISRYPQLFTGILSPWKGLLLYGPPGTGKTLLAKAVATECKTTFFNISASSIVSKWRGDSEKLVRVLFELARYHAPSTIFLDELESVMSQRGTSMGGEHEGSRRMKTELLVQMDGLARSEDLVFVLAASNLPWELDHAMLRRLEKRILVSLPSAPARQAMISHWLPPRSSTGGVELRTELDYETLAKGMEGYSGSDIRLVCKEAAMRPVRKIFDALESHQEGDSDMPAIQLETVTTVDFLDVVAHTKPSARNLMDRYAAWEREYESV; this is encoded by the exons ATGGAGCTTTCATATCAATCAATGAAAATCGCCCATCAAGTCCGGGAGGCG GAAGAGCTGAGGACTGAGACGCGGAGGAAgagcctcctcatcctcatatACCAACACCTGCTGGGACAGGG CTACGGGGCCGCAGCGGTGGCCTTGGACCAGGAGACTAATGGGGGTGTGAGGAGGTTCGAGGTTTGCGACAACATCGACCTGGAGATGGTGCTGATGGAGTATGAGAGCTATCACTACGTCAAGTTCCAGAAGTACCCCAAACTCATCAGGAGAACAGCAGAGCCAG gccaaGCTGAAAATAGATTTGCAAGAAGTGGTGTAGCAAAGCG gagtCAAGGTTCAGCTGTGAAGCCTCTCCCCAAAATCAGCCCTTCCCAGAGCCCACAGTCTGGAAATGGAGCCAAGAAGACAGCGGCCAGCTCACATGCAAAT GAGAACGGCTCCTCAGTTTCTCCAGAGTCGTCCGAGTTTGGTCTCAACGTTTCCTCCATCAGAAACGGAGCAGCCGTGGACAGAAAG GGCCAGATGGGTGATGGCAAAGGTCCAGTCCCTGACGCTGTCAAAGGAGCTGGCAGTTACTCAGACCACATG GAGCGGCTGCTGAAGCCTCTGAGCGGCTTTTCTGGAATGAGCGGTGAAATGAGGGATCTGGCTGCAATCATCAGCAGG TACCCCCAGCTGTTTACAGGCATCCTGTCTCCGTGGAAGGGCTTGTTGCTCTATGGTCCCCCAG GCACAGGAAAGACACTGCTGGCGAAGGCCGTGGCTACAGAGTGCAAGACGACCTTCTTCAACATCTCAGCCTCCAGCATCGTCAGCAAGTGGAGAGGAGACTCTGAGAAACTGGTCAGG GTTCTGTTTGAGCTGGCCAGGTACCACGCCCCATCCACCATCTTCCTGGATGAGCTGGAGTCAGTGATGAGCCAGAGAGGAACCAGCATGGG AGGGGAACACGAGGGGAGCCGCAGGATGAAGACCGAGCTGCTGGTTCAGATGGACGGGCTGGCCAGATCAGAGGATCTGGTGTTTGTGCTGGCTGCTTCCAACCTGCCATG GGAACTGGACCACGCCATGCTGAGGAGGTTAGAGAAAAGGATTCTTGTAAGTCTTCCCTCCGCACCCGCGCGCCAAGCCATGATCTCTCATTGGCTACCTCCTCGTAGCTCCACGGGAGGGGTGGAGCTAAGAACTGAGCTGGACTATGAAACTCTGGCGAAG gggATGGAGGGTTACTCTGGCTCTGACATCAGACTGGTGTGTAAGGAGGCCGCCATGAGACCAGTCCGCAAGATCTTTGACGCTCTCGAGTCGCATCAGGAAG GAGATTCTGACATGCCTGCCATCCAGCTGGAAACTGTAACAACGGTTGACTTCCTGGACGTCGTCGCACACACCAAACCCTCGGCCCGAAACCTGATGGACAGATACGCAGCCTGGGAGAGAGAGTACGAGTCTGTCTGA
- the katnal2 gene encoding katanin p60 ATPase-containing subunit A-like 2 isoform X3, whose product MELSYQSMKIAHQVREAEELRTETRRKSLLILIYQHLLGQGYGAAAVALDQETNGGVRRFEVCDNIDLEMVLMEYESYHYVKFQKYPKLIRRTAEPGQAENRFARSGVAKRSQGSAVKPLPKISPSQSPQSGNGAKKTAASSHANENGSSVSPESSEFGLNVSSIRNGAAVDRKGQMGDGKGPVPDAVKGAGSYSDHMERLLKPLSGFSGMSGEMRDLAAIISRDIYLHSPNVRWEDIIGLEDAKRLVKEAVVYPIKYPQLFTGILSPWKGLLLYGPPGTGKTLLAKAVATECKTTFFNISASSIVSKWRGDSEKLVRVLFELARYHAPSTIFLDELESVMSQRGTSMGGEHEGSRRMKTELLVQMDGLARSEDLVFVLAASNLPWELDHAMLRRLEKRILVSLPSAPARQAMISHWLPPRSSTGGVELRTELDYETLAKGMEGYSGSDIRLVCKEAAMRPVRKIFDALESHQEGDSDMPAIQLETVTTVDFLDVVAHTKPSARNLMDRYAAWEREYESV is encoded by the exons ATGGAGCTTTCATATCAATCAATGAAAATCGCCCATCAAGTCCGGGAGGCG GAAGAGCTGAGGACTGAGACGCGGAGGAAgagcctcctcatcctcatatACCAACACCTGCTGGGACAGGG CTACGGGGCCGCAGCGGTGGCCTTGGACCAGGAGACTAATGGGGGTGTGAGGAGGTTCGAGGTTTGCGACAACATCGACCTGGAGATGGTGCTGATGGAGTATGAGAGCTATCACTACGTCAAGTTCCAGAAGTACCCCAAACTCATCAGGAGAACAGCAGAGCCAG gccaaGCTGAAAATAGATTTGCAAGAAGTGGTGTAGCAAAGCG gagtCAAGGTTCAGCTGTGAAGCCTCTCCCCAAAATCAGCCCTTCCCAGAGCCCACAGTCTGGAAATGGAGCCAAGAAGACAGCGGCCAGCTCACATGCAAAT GAGAACGGCTCCTCAGTTTCTCCAGAGTCGTCCGAGTTTGGTCTCAACGTTTCCTCCATCAGAAACGGAGCAGCCGTGGACAGAAAG GGCCAGATGGGTGATGGCAAAGGTCCAGTCCCTGACGCTGTCAAAGGAGCTGGCAGTTACTCAGACCACATG GAGCGGCTGCTGAAGCCTCTGAGCGGCTTTTCTGGAATGAGCGGTGAAATGAGGGATCTGGCTGCAATCATCAGCAGG GACATCTATCTGCACAGCCCAAATGTGCGGTGGGAGGACATCATCGGCCTGGAGGACGCCAAGCGATTAGTCAAAGAGGCCGTCGTCTATCCCATTAAG TACCCCCAGCTGTTTACAGGCATCCTGTCTCCGTGGAAGGGCTTGTTGCTCTATGGTCCCCCAG GCACAGGAAAGACACTGCTGGCGAAGGCCGTGGCTACAGAGTGCAAGACGACCTTCTTCAACATCTCAGCCTCCAGCATCGTCAGCAAGTGGAGAGGAGACTCTGAGAAACTGGTCAGG GTTCTGTTTGAGCTGGCCAGGTACCACGCCCCATCCACCATCTTCCTGGATGAGCTGGAGTCAGTGATGAGCCAGAGAGGAACCAGCATGGG AGGGGAACACGAGGGGAGCCGCAGGATGAAGACCGAGCTGCTGGTTCAGATGGACGGGCTGGCCAGATCAGAGGATCTGGTGTTTGTGCTGGCTGCTTCCAACCTGCCATG GGAACTGGACCACGCCATGCTGAGGAGGTTAGAGAAAAGGATTCTTGTAAGTCTTCCCTCCGCACCCGCGCGCCAAGCCATGATCTCTCATTGGCTACCTCCTCGTAGCTCCACGGGAGGGGTGGAGCTAAGAACTGAGCTGGACTATGAAACTCTGGCGAAG gggATGGAGGGTTACTCTGGCTCTGACATCAGACTGGTGTGTAAGGAGGCCGCCATGAGACCAGTCCGCAAGATCTTTGACGCTCTCGAGTCGCATCAGGAAG GAGATTCTGACATGCCTGCCATCCAGCTGGAAACTGTAACAACGGTTGACTTCCTGGACGTCGTCGCACACACCAAACCCTCGGCCCGAAACCTGATGGACAGATACGCAGCCTGGGAGAGAGAGTACGAGTCTGTCTGA
- the katnal2 gene encoding katanin p60 ATPase-containing subunit A-like 2 isoform X6 translates to MVLMEYESYHYVKFQKYPKLIRRTAEPGQAENRFARSGVAKRSQGSAVKPLPKISPSQSPQSGNGAKKTAASSHANENGSSVSPESSEFGLNVSSIRNGAAVDRKGQMGDGKGPVPDAVKGAGSYSDHMERLLKPLSGFSGMSGEMRDLAAIISRLPHASLTLRVCVCVHTPLKDIYLHSPNVRWEDIIGLEDAKRLVKEAVVYPIKYPQLFTGILSPWKGLLLYGPPGTGKTLLAKAVATECKTTFFNISASSIVSKWRGDSEKLVRVLFELARYHAPSTIFLDELESVMSQRGTSMGGEHEGSRRMKTELLVQMDGLARSEDLVFVLAASNLPWELDHAMLRRLEKRILVSLPSAPARQAMISHWLPPRSSTGGVELRTELDYETLAKGMEGYSGSDIRLVCKEAAMRPVRKIFDALESHQEGDSDMPAIQLETVTTVDFLDVVAHTKPSARNLMDRYAAWEREYESV, encoded by the exons ATGGTGCTGATGGAGTATGAGAGCTATCACTACGTCAAGTTCCAGAAGTACCCCAAACTCATCAGGAGAACAGCAGAGCCAG gccaaGCTGAAAATAGATTTGCAAGAAGTGGTGTAGCAAAGCG gagtCAAGGTTCAGCTGTGAAGCCTCTCCCCAAAATCAGCCCTTCCCAGAGCCCACAGTCTGGAAATGGAGCCAAGAAGACAGCGGCCAGCTCACATGCAAAT GAGAACGGCTCCTCAGTTTCTCCAGAGTCGTCCGAGTTTGGTCTCAACGTTTCCTCCATCAGAAACGGAGCAGCCGTGGACAGAAAG GGCCAGATGGGTGATGGCAAAGGTCCAGTCCCTGACGCTGTCAAAGGAGCTGGCAGTTACTCAGACCACATG GAGCGGCTGCTGAAGCCTCTGAGCGGCTTTTCTGGAATGAGCGGTGAAATGAGGGATCTGGCTGCAATCATCAGCAGG CTTCCACATGCATCCCTCActttgcgtgtttgtgtgtgtgttcacacccCCCTAAAGGACATCTATCTGCACAGCCCAAATGTGCGGTGGGAGGACATCATCGGCCTGGAGGACGCCAAGCGATTAGTCAAAGAGGCCGTCGTCTATCCCATTAAG TACCCCCAGCTGTTTACAGGCATCCTGTCTCCGTGGAAGGGCTTGTTGCTCTATGGTCCCCCAG GCACAGGAAAGACACTGCTGGCGAAGGCCGTGGCTACAGAGTGCAAGACGACCTTCTTCAACATCTCAGCCTCCAGCATCGTCAGCAAGTGGAGAGGAGACTCTGAGAAACTGGTCAGG GTTCTGTTTGAGCTGGCCAGGTACCACGCCCCATCCACCATCTTCCTGGATGAGCTGGAGTCAGTGATGAGCCAGAGAGGAACCAGCATGGG AGGGGAACACGAGGGGAGCCGCAGGATGAAGACCGAGCTGCTGGTTCAGATGGACGGGCTGGCCAGATCAGAGGATCTGGTGTTTGTGCTGGCTGCTTCCAACCTGCCATG GGAACTGGACCACGCCATGCTGAGGAGGTTAGAGAAAAGGATTCTTGTAAGTCTTCCCTCCGCACCCGCGCGCCAAGCCATGATCTCTCATTGGCTACCTCCTCGTAGCTCCACGGGAGGGGTGGAGCTAAGAACTGAGCTGGACTATGAAACTCTGGCGAAG gggATGGAGGGTTACTCTGGCTCTGACATCAGACTGGTGTGTAAGGAGGCCGCCATGAGACCAGTCCGCAAGATCTTTGACGCTCTCGAGTCGCATCAGGAAG GAGATTCTGACATGCCTGCCATCCAGCTGGAAACTGTAACAACGGTTGACTTCCTGGACGTCGTCGCACACACCAAACCCTCGGCCCGAAACCTGATGGACAGATACGCAGCCTGGGAGAGAGAGTACGAGTCTGTCTGA
- the katnal2 gene encoding katanin p60 ATPase-containing subunit A-like 2 isoform X1, with protein MELSYQSMKIAHQVREAEELRTETRRKSLLILIYQHLLGQGYGAAAVALDQETNGGVRRFEVCDNIDLEMVLMEYESYHYVKFQKYPKLIRRTAEPGQAENRFARSGVAKRSQGSAVKPLPKISPSQSPQSGNGAKKTAASSHANENGSSVSPESSEFGLNVSSIRNGAAVDRKGQMGDGKGPVPDAVKGAGSYSDHMERLLKPLSGFSGMSGEMRDLAAIISRLPHASLTLRVCVCVHTPLKDIYLHSPNVRWEDIIGLEDAKRLVKEAVVYPIKYPQLFTGILSPWKGLLLYGPPGTGKTLLAKAVATECKTTFFNISASSIVSKWRGDSEKLVRVLFELARYHAPSTIFLDELESVMSQRGTSMGGEHEGSRRMKTELLVQMDGLARSEDLVFVLAASNLPWELDHAMLRRLEKRILVSLPSAPARQAMISHWLPPRSSTGGVELRTELDYETLAKGMEGYSGSDIRLVCKEAAMRPVRKIFDALESHQEGDSDMPAIQLETVTTVDFLDVVAHTKPSARNLMDRYAAWEREYESV; from the exons ATGGAGCTTTCATATCAATCAATGAAAATCGCCCATCAAGTCCGGGAGGCG GAAGAGCTGAGGACTGAGACGCGGAGGAAgagcctcctcatcctcatatACCAACACCTGCTGGGACAGGG CTACGGGGCCGCAGCGGTGGCCTTGGACCAGGAGACTAATGGGGGTGTGAGGAGGTTCGAGGTTTGCGACAACATCGACCTGGAGATGGTGCTGATGGAGTATGAGAGCTATCACTACGTCAAGTTCCAGAAGTACCCCAAACTCATCAGGAGAACAGCAGAGCCAG gccaaGCTGAAAATAGATTTGCAAGAAGTGGTGTAGCAAAGCG gagtCAAGGTTCAGCTGTGAAGCCTCTCCCCAAAATCAGCCCTTCCCAGAGCCCACAGTCTGGAAATGGAGCCAAGAAGACAGCGGCCAGCTCACATGCAAAT GAGAACGGCTCCTCAGTTTCTCCAGAGTCGTCCGAGTTTGGTCTCAACGTTTCCTCCATCAGAAACGGAGCAGCCGTGGACAGAAAG GGCCAGATGGGTGATGGCAAAGGTCCAGTCCCTGACGCTGTCAAAGGAGCTGGCAGTTACTCAGACCACATG GAGCGGCTGCTGAAGCCTCTGAGCGGCTTTTCTGGAATGAGCGGTGAAATGAGGGATCTGGCTGCAATCATCAGCAGG CTTCCACATGCATCCCTCActttgcgtgtttgtgtgtgtgttcacacccCCCTAAAGGACATCTATCTGCACAGCCCAAATGTGCGGTGGGAGGACATCATCGGCCTGGAGGACGCCAAGCGATTAGTCAAAGAGGCCGTCGTCTATCCCATTAAG TACCCCCAGCTGTTTACAGGCATCCTGTCTCCGTGGAAGGGCTTGTTGCTCTATGGTCCCCCAG GCACAGGAAAGACACTGCTGGCGAAGGCCGTGGCTACAGAGTGCAAGACGACCTTCTTCAACATCTCAGCCTCCAGCATCGTCAGCAAGTGGAGAGGAGACTCTGAGAAACTGGTCAGG GTTCTGTTTGAGCTGGCCAGGTACCACGCCCCATCCACCATCTTCCTGGATGAGCTGGAGTCAGTGATGAGCCAGAGAGGAACCAGCATGGG AGGGGAACACGAGGGGAGCCGCAGGATGAAGACCGAGCTGCTGGTTCAGATGGACGGGCTGGCCAGATCAGAGGATCTGGTGTTTGTGCTGGCTGCTTCCAACCTGCCATG GGAACTGGACCACGCCATGCTGAGGAGGTTAGAGAAAAGGATTCTTGTAAGTCTTCCCTCCGCACCCGCGCGCCAAGCCATGATCTCTCATTGGCTACCTCCTCGTAGCTCCACGGGAGGGGTGGAGCTAAGAACTGAGCTGGACTATGAAACTCTGGCGAAG gggATGGAGGGTTACTCTGGCTCTGACATCAGACTGGTGTGTAAGGAGGCCGCCATGAGACCAGTCCGCAAGATCTTTGACGCTCTCGAGTCGCATCAGGAAG GAGATTCTGACATGCCTGCCATCCAGCTGGAAACTGTAACAACGGTTGACTTCCTGGACGTCGTCGCACACACCAAACCCTCGGCCCGAAACCTGATGGACAGATACGCAGCCTGGGAGAGAGAGTACGAGTCTGTCTGA
- the katnal2 gene encoding katanin p60 ATPase-containing subunit A-like 2 isoform X4 → MELSYQSMKIAHQVREAEELRTETRRKSLLILIYQHLLGQGYGAAAVALDQETNGGVRRFEVCDNIDLEMVLMEYESYHYVKFQKYPKLIRRTAEPAENRFARSGVAKRSQGSAVKPLPKISPSQSPQSGNGAKKTAASSHANENGSSVSPESSEFGLNVSSIRNGAAVDRKGQMGDGKGPVPDAVKGAGSYSDHMERLLKPLSGFSGMSGEMRDLAAIISRDIYLHSPNVRWEDIIGLEDAKRLVKEAVVYPIKYPQLFTGILSPWKGLLLYGPPGTGKTLLAKAVATECKTTFFNISASSIVSKWRGDSEKLVRVLFELARYHAPSTIFLDELESVMSQRGTSMGGEHEGSRRMKTELLVQMDGLARSEDLVFVLAASNLPWELDHAMLRRLEKRILVSLPSAPARQAMISHWLPPRSSTGGVELRTELDYETLAKGMEGYSGSDIRLVCKEAAMRPVRKIFDALESHQEGDSDMPAIQLETVTTVDFLDVVAHTKPSARNLMDRYAAWEREYESV, encoded by the exons ATGGAGCTTTCATATCAATCAATGAAAATCGCCCATCAAGTCCGGGAGGCG GAAGAGCTGAGGACTGAGACGCGGAGGAAgagcctcctcatcctcatatACCAACACCTGCTGGGACAGGG CTACGGGGCCGCAGCGGTGGCCTTGGACCAGGAGACTAATGGGGGTGTGAGGAGGTTCGAGGTTTGCGACAACATCGACCTGGAGATGGTGCTGATGGAGTATGAGAGCTATCACTACGTCAAGTTCCAGAAGTACCCCAAACTCATCAGGAGAACAGCAGAGCCAG CTGAAAATAGATTTGCAAGAAGTGGTGTAGCAAAGCG gagtCAAGGTTCAGCTGTGAAGCCTCTCCCCAAAATCAGCCCTTCCCAGAGCCCACAGTCTGGAAATGGAGCCAAGAAGACAGCGGCCAGCTCACATGCAAAT GAGAACGGCTCCTCAGTTTCTCCAGAGTCGTCCGAGTTTGGTCTCAACGTTTCCTCCATCAGAAACGGAGCAGCCGTGGACAGAAAG GGCCAGATGGGTGATGGCAAAGGTCCAGTCCCTGACGCTGTCAAAGGAGCTGGCAGTTACTCAGACCACATG GAGCGGCTGCTGAAGCCTCTGAGCGGCTTTTCTGGAATGAGCGGTGAAATGAGGGATCTGGCTGCAATCATCAGCAGG GACATCTATCTGCACAGCCCAAATGTGCGGTGGGAGGACATCATCGGCCTGGAGGACGCCAAGCGATTAGTCAAAGAGGCCGTCGTCTATCCCATTAAG TACCCCCAGCTGTTTACAGGCATCCTGTCTCCGTGGAAGGGCTTGTTGCTCTATGGTCCCCCAG GCACAGGAAAGACACTGCTGGCGAAGGCCGTGGCTACAGAGTGCAAGACGACCTTCTTCAACATCTCAGCCTCCAGCATCGTCAGCAAGTGGAGAGGAGACTCTGAGAAACTGGTCAGG GTTCTGTTTGAGCTGGCCAGGTACCACGCCCCATCCACCATCTTCCTGGATGAGCTGGAGTCAGTGATGAGCCAGAGAGGAACCAGCATGGG AGGGGAACACGAGGGGAGCCGCAGGATGAAGACCGAGCTGCTGGTTCAGATGGACGGGCTGGCCAGATCAGAGGATCTGGTGTTTGTGCTGGCTGCTTCCAACCTGCCATG GGAACTGGACCACGCCATGCTGAGGAGGTTAGAGAAAAGGATTCTTGTAAGTCTTCCCTCCGCACCCGCGCGCCAAGCCATGATCTCTCATTGGCTACCTCCTCGTAGCTCCACGGGAGGGGTGGAGCTAAGAACTGAGCTGGACTATGAAACTCTGGCGAAG gggATGGAGGGTTACTCTGGCTCTGACATCAGACTGGTGTGTAAGGAGGCCGCCATGAGACCAGTCCGCAAGATCTTTGACGCTCTCGAGTCGCATCAGGAAG GAGATTCTGACATGCCTGCCATCCAGCTGGAAACTGTAACAACGGTTGACTTCCTGGACGTCGTCGCACACACCAAACCCTCGGCCCGAAACCTGATGGACAGATACGCAGCCTGGGAGAGAGAGTACGAGTCTGTCTGA